Proteins co-encoded in one Dehalobacter sp. genomic window:
- a CDS encoding acetyl-CoA carboxylase carboxyltransferase subunit alpha, with product MLEREKELAELNNKLSDLRKLAEDKQADFSSEIEGLEEKLTRMKEEAFSNLTAMDKLTLSRMVERPTTLDYIERIFHSFIELHGDRMYRDDPCIVGGVARLGDLPVTVIGQQKGRNTKENVKRNFGMTNPEGYRKALRLMKQAEKFHRPVICFIDTPGADPGIGAEERGQGEAIARNLMEMVSLRTPVISIVLGEGGSGGALALSIADEIWMLEHSIYSILSPEGFASILWKDSSRAKEAARIMKITAQDLQQMGLIDMVLPEPLGGAHHDPEAMAVVIKEHLLKVPFRTMLEQLDDVLERRYQKYRRIGAYTES from the coding sequence ATGCTCGAGCGGGAAAAAGAATTAGCGGAACTGAATAATAAGCTGAGTGATTTAAGGAAGCTTGCTGAAGATAAGCAAGCCGACTTTTCATCAGAGATTGAGGGATTAGAAGAGAAGCTTACCAGGATGAAAGAGGAAGCATTCTCAAATTTGACGGCGATGGATAAGCTGACCCTGTCCCGAATGGTGGAAAGACCCACCACGCTCGATTATATCGAGAGGATTTTCCACTCCTTTATTGAGCTGCATGGAGACCGGATGTACCGGGATGACCCCTGCATTGTCGGTGGCGTCGCCAGACTGGGCGATCTGCCGGTAACGGTCATTGGCCAGCAAAAAGGCAGAAATACCAAAGAAAATGTCAAAAGAAATTTCGGGATGACAAATCCCGAAGGTTACCGTAAAGCGTTAAGGCTCATGAAGCAGGCGGAAAAATTTCACCGGCCAGTGATTTGCTTTATTGATACACCAGGCGCTGATCCTGGTATCGGGGCGGAGGAACGGGGCCAGGGAGAAGCGATTGCACGCAACCTGATGGAAATGGTCAGTCTGCGGACGCCTGTTATTTCCATTGTTCTGGGAGAAGGAGGCAGCGGCGGGGCGTTGGCCTTGTCGATCGCAGACGAGATCTGGATGCTGGAGCATTCGATCTATTCCATACTGTCTCCTGAAGGTTTTGCCAGTATCCTTTGGAAGGATTCCTCCAGAGCAAAAGAGGCAGCCCGGATCATGAAGATTACTGCTCAGGATTTGCAGCAAATGGGCCTGATCGACATGGTTCTGCCGGAGCCTTTGGGCGGTGCCCATCATGATCCTGAGGCGATGGCTGTCGTGATCAAGGAACATTTGTTAAAGGTCCCGTTCAGAACCATGCTGGAACAACTCGACGATGTTCTTGAAAGGCGTTATCAGAAATACCGCAGGATAGGGGCTTATACCGAGTCATGA
- a CDS encoding biotin--[acetyl-CoA-carboxylase] ligase produces the protein MNESLSPEKITQYLRTTFLGRKILCFDVLDSTNCEAARRALAEEEGTVIISEQQTTGRGRFGRKWQSPGGKGIWMSIILKPQLPPDVIPQLTLAGAAAVCLAVDEAAISFPGRGITIKWPNDLFLNGKKAGGILTEMSVSSRRTPVVVIGIGLNVNLAETDFPDELKSTATSLRLETGGEHDRTRLTAGILNGFEPLYLEYLRTVDLGRILTICRERSEVIGRKVVLENREGPVQTAEVIDLGPKGELVVRLAQTGEIKAIISGEISVALHD, from the coding sequence ATGAACGAATCTCTCAGCCCTGAAAAAATAACACAATATCTCCGGACAACTTTTCTGGGAAGAAAGATCCTCTGTTTTGACGTGCTGGACTCCACCAACTGTGAAGCAGCCCGCAGAGCTTTGGCTGAAGAAGAAGGAACTGTGATCATCAGTGAACAGCAGACGACCGGCCGGGGACGTTTTGGCCGAAAGTGGCAGTCACCGGGAGGCAAGGGGATCTGGATGTCAATCATTTTGAAACCTCAACTCCCGCCGGATGTGATACCCCAGCTGACGCTGGCCGGCGCAGCGGCAGTATGCCTGGCAGTGGACGAAGCAGCTATTTCTTTCCCTGGAAGAGGAATCACCATCAAATGGCCAAATGATCTATTCCTGAACGGAAAGAAGGCCGGAGGGATTCTGACGGAAATGTCGGTCAGCAGCAGGCGGACCCCGGTAGTGGTGATCGGCATCGGTCTGAATGTGAACCTCGCTGAAACGGATTTTCCTGATGAACTGAAATCCACAGCGACTTCTTTACGTCTCGAGACGGGCGGGGAACACGACAGGACCAGGCTGACAGCCGGGATCCTAAATGGATTTGAACCGCTTTACCTGGAATACCTCAGAACGGTTGATTTGGGCAGGATCTTAACCATCTGCCGGGAGCGTTCCGAAGTCATAGGCAGAAAAGTGGTCCTCGAAAACAGGGAGGGGCCGGTGCAGACCGCTGAGGTAATCGACCTCGGGCCCAAAGGGGAACTGGTCGTAAGGCTGGCGCAGACCGGGGAGATCAAAGCGATCATCTCGGGAGAAATTTCTGTGGCCCTACACGATTAA
- a CDS encoding biotin transporter BioY: MIQNLHTLEVYRQKRLSYFQWRTQSTMFAKIALAVSLACLTGLLAQVKIYLPFTPVPLVASQIGVILAAVLLGRKWGGISMAIYAVGGLAGIPWFAGFKGGAAALAGPTIGYVFGFILAALFIGGMIDSRTQNRKALPLTGIILFAQLVLVYVPGLISLAIWLWSTGQTVTLAGVLFMGYIPFIVGDILKSLVGSAAAKAIVPMEKY; this comes from the coding sequence ATGATTCAAAATTTGCATACGCTCGAAGTTTACCGTCAAAAACGTTTGTCCTATTTCCAATGGCGCACGCAGTCAACGATGTTTGCCAAAATTGCTCTGGCAGTAAGTCTGGCCTGCCTGACTGGCCTGCTTGCTCAGGTGAAAATCTACCTGCCATTTACTCCCGTGCCTTTGGTGGCTTCCCAGATTGGGGTGATCCTGGCTGCTGTGCTGCTGGGTAGAAAATGGGGCGGTATCAGTATGGCAATCTATGCTGTCGGCGGTTTGGCAGGAATTCCGTGGTTTGCGGGTTTCAAAGGCGGAGCGGCGGCGCTTGCTGGGCCGACAATTGGTTATGTGTTTGGGTTTATCCTTGCAGCGCTGTTTATCGGCGGTATGATTGATTCCAGGACCCAAAACCGTAAAGCTTTGCCGCTGACCGGCATTATCCTTTTTGCCCAGCTTGTCCTTGTCTATGTTCCGGGGTTAATATCCCTGGCCATATGGCTTTGGTCGACCGGACAGACAGTCACCCTGGCCGGAGTCCTCTTTATGGGTTATATACCCTTTATTGTCGGAGATATTCTGAAGTCACTCGTCGGATCAGCAGCTGCTAAAGCTATTGTCCCGATGGAAAAATACTAG
- a CDS encoding CapA family protein, with the protein MKKRLLNILLCTVATVFIAGGMIAYQYTNQISFQNPPNPSPLPESEPVPSYVDISITSVGDILIHNTVYMAAYDSSTGLYDFSSQFQYVKSYLENADITVANLETSLAGPEQGYSGYPKFNTPDSIVDALKESGVDIVTAANNHRLDQDVTGFYRTIDVVKNKGLDIIGVKATEKETTYVIKDIKGVKVAFVNFGYGYPQYDGSLSINGLILPVNMTGLMDTFDPQDFDSSAQTIKARITEARQAGAEIVILCMHWGDEYQRLPSTFQQDLASVLADCGADVIFGGHPHVLQPFELLATDNNGTVPVFYSQGNFISDQRQETVDNIYTEQGIIANVTIRVYPDHTHHVLQADAVPTWVNKKRLNNQLIYEVIPAKAALDNPGLYPLLKDADLERIRFCRDTVQKLMPEAGKNSNSNPTEIKGLEP; encoded by the coding sequence ATGAAAAAAAGACTCCTGAATATCCTCCTCTGCACAGTTGCTACCGTATTCATTGCGGGCGGTATGATCGCCTACCAATATACCAACCAGATTTCTTTTCAAAATCCTCCGAATCCTTCGCCGCTTCCGGAATCGGAGCCGGTGCCTTCCTATGTGGATATCTCTATCACTTCCGTCGGCGACATCCTGATTCATAACACGGTCTATATGGCCGCTTACGATTCTTCAACAGGTTTATATGATTTCAGCAGTCAGTTTCAGTATGTTAAATCCTATCTTGAAAATGCCGATATTACCGTGGCCAACCTGGAGACCTCACTGGCCGGGCCTGAGCAGGGCTATTCCGGTTATCCCAAATTCAATACCCCTGATTCGATCGTTGATGCTCTGAAGGAATCAGGCGTTGACATCGTTACCGCAGCCAACAACCACCGTTTAGATCAGGATGTCACCGGATTCTACCGGACGATCGATGTTGTCAAAAACAAGGGACTGGATATTATCGGTGTCAAAGCTACCGAGAAGGAAACCACCTATGTCATCAAGGACATTAAAGGTGTTAAAGTGGCGTTTGTCAATTTTGGCTACGGCTATCCGCAATATGACGGCAGCCTGAGCATCAATGGTCTTATCCTTCCCGTCAACATGACCGGACTGATGGATACCTTTGACCCGCAGGATTTTGACAGTTCTGCGCAAACCATTAAGGCGAGAATCACTGAAGCAAGACAGGCCGGAGCGGAAATTGTCATTTTGTGTATGCACTGGGGAGATGAATATCAGCGACTGCCTAGTACCTTTCAGCAGGACTTAGCCTCCGTACTGGCTGACTGCGGCGCAGATGTGATTTTTGGGGGCCATCCGCATGTGCTCCAGCCCTTCGAACTTTTGGCCACAGACAACAATGGAACTGTTCCGGTTTTTTATTCTCAGGGAAATTTTATCTCAGATCAGCGTCAGGAAACCGTCGATAACATTTATACCGAACAGGGAATCATCGCCAATGTGACGATCAGGGTATATCCAGATCACACCCATCATGTTCTCCAGGCGGACGCCGTTCCTACTTGGGTGAATAAAAAACGCCTGAATAATCAATTGATTTATGAGGTTATACCAGCCAAAGCTGCTCTGGACAATCCGGGACTGTATCCCCTTCTGAAGGATGCAGATCTGGAACGGATCCGGTTCTGCAGGGACACTGTGCAAAAACTAATGCCAGAAGCAGGAAAAAATTCGAATTCCAATCCAACTGAAATAAAAGGGTTAGAACCGTAA
- a CDS encoding citrate/2-methylcitrate synthase, whose amino-acid sequence MEQTEFIQFEQFETKMFKELTQKAIDSSKINPELYSKYQVMRGLRDIEGKGVLVGLTEIGEVHSYIIDEGEKIPVPGRLTYRGIDINDIVDGFIKDERYGFEETSYLLLFGHLPNAKELKDFEQMLSAYQKLPEDFVRGTILKSPGKDIMNMLARSILSLYSYDDNPDDNSIENVLKQCMKLIAWMPLLAVYGYHSCAHYHGNKSLFLHSPLPHLSTAENILHMLRPDSKYTKLEAALLDISLVLHAEHGGGNNSTFVTHVITSTGSDTYSVMAAAIGALKGPKHGGANIKTYNMLEDIKQNVTDWQDEDEIKAYLMKIMNKQAFDRSGLIYGIGHAVYSISDPREVLLKEYAGKLAQEKDLAEEFDLFCRVERLAPDIVLGHNKSGKVISANVDFYSGFVYKMLGLPLELFTPIFAISRMSGWSAHRIEEIVNNGKIVRPAYKSVVPRREYIPLSGRN is encoded by the coding sequence ATGGAACAAACAGAGTTCATACAATTCGAACAATTTGAAACAAAAATGTTTAAAGAACTGACGCAGAAAGCGATAGACAGTAGTAAAATCAATCCTGAGCTATATAGTAAATATCAAGTAATGAGGGGCTTGCGAGATATTGAAGGCAAGGGTGTTCTCGTCGGTCTGACCGAGATTGGTGAAGTGCACTCCTATATCATAGACGAAGGAGAAAAGATTCCCGTTCCGGGAAGATTAACCTATAGAGGTATCGATATTAATGACATCGTCGACGGCTTTATTAAAGACGAAAGATACGGCTTTGAAGAAACGAGCTATTTGCTTCTGTTCGGGCATCTTCCGAACGCCAAGGAGCTGAAGGATTTTGAACAGATGCTGTCGGCATATCAAAAACTGCCCGAGGACTTTGTCCGGGGTACTATCCTAAAAAGCCCGGGCAAGGATATCATGAATATGCTGGCCAGGAGCATCCTGAGCCTATATTCCTATGATGACAACCCCGATGACAATTCCATCGAAAATGTCCTGAAACAATGCATGAAACTGATTGCCTGGATGCCTTTGCTGGCCGTGTATGGCTATCACTCCTGTGCGCATTATCATGGAAACAAGAGCCTGTTTCTGCACAGTCCGCTGCCTCATCTCAGCACAGCGGAAAATATTCTTCACATGCTACGGCCGGACAGCAAATACACCAAGCTTGAGGCCGCCCTGCTGGATATTTCCCTGGTCCTGCATGCCGAACACGGCGGTGGGAATAATTCGACCTTTGTTACGCATGTCATTACCTCGACCGGTTCGGACACTTATTCGGTCATGGCTGCTGCTATTGGTGCCTTAAAAGGTCCCAAGCATGGAGGCGCCAATATTAAAACCTACAATATGCTTGAAGACATTAAACAAAATGTCACAGACTGGCAGGATGAGGATGAAATCAAGGCTTATTTAATGAAGATTATGAATAAACAGGCTTTTGACAGGTCTGGTCTTATTTACGGGATCGGCCATGCAGTCTACTCGATTTCTGATCCGAGGGAAGTCCTGCTTAAAGAATATGCCGGGAAGCTCGCTCAGGAGAAAGATCTGGCCGAAGAGTTTGATTTATTCTGTAGAGTGGAAAGACTTGCTCCGGATATTGTCCTGGGCCATAACAAGTCAGGCAAAGTCATCAGTGCCAATGTGGACTTTTATTCCGGTTTTGTATATAAAATGCTGGGACTTCCGCTGGAACTGTTTACCCCGATCTTTGCGATCTCCAGAATGTCAGGATGGAGTGCCCACCGGATCGAAGAGATCGTGAATAATGGGAAAATCGTCAGACCGGCCTATAAGAGCGTTGTTCCAAGACGGGAATATATTCCGCTTTCCGGCAGGAATTAG